The DNA region ACTAATATTATCAAAGCGAACTGCATCAGCATTATGGCGCGGATCTTTATCATAAATACCATCAACCCCATTTTTTGCCATTAACATAACATCTGCATCAATTTCAATTGCTCTAATTGTTGCTGCTGTATCAGTTGTAAACTTTGGTTGGCCAGTTCCTCCAGCAATAATAACAATTGCTCTTTTTTCTAAAGCAGCTTTTGCTTTTTTAAACAAATATGGTGAAGCAACTTCCGGAACTTGAATTTTTGAGGTTACAACAACATTCTGACTACCTTCATTTTTTAATACAGCCTCTAATGCTAAAGCATTCATTACTGTTGCTAACATCCCCATATAATCTGCACTAATTGGATTCATTTTAATTGTGTCAGCACGATTACCGCGTCAAATATTACCACCACCAACAACAATAGCAATTTGTAATCCTTCTTTTTGTAATTTAACAATTTGTTTTGCAATATCATAAATTTTTTTTGCAT from Spiroplasma kunkelii CR2-3x includes:
- the pyrH gene encoding UMP kinase — its product is MALQYKRVLLKLSGEALGNSDDLYDAKKIYDIAKQIVKLQKEGLQIAIVVGGGNIWRGNRADTIKMNPISADYMGMLATVMNALALEAVLKNEGSQNVVVTSKIQVPEVASPYLFKKAKAALEKRAIVIIAGGTGQPKFTTDTAATIRAIEIDADVMLMAKNGVDGIYDKDPRHNADAVRFDNISLNELQKKQLKVMDLTASSLAMEDDVKIVVFDINEPDNIYKAAHGNARSTIVTGGKK